The Stigmatella ashevillena genomic sequence TCAACGGCGCCGGAAGGGGGGATTTCCGGTCAGGCCTACAGCCAGCCCTTCTCCTGATACCAGCGGGCACTTCTGCGGATGGAGTCCCCCAGTTCCCGGCGTGGCCGGAACCCCAGCAGCCGCTCCGCCTTGGCGCCGGAGCAGGTCCAGGCGGGGGCCAGGAGTTGACGCGCCAACTTCCGGTTCAGGGGCAGCTTGCGGCCCGTGGCCTGGGTGACGAGGTCCGCCCCGGCGGCCAGCGCCCGGAGCACCCAAGGGGGCAGGTGGATGGTCCGGGGGTGAAGCCCCAACTCCCGGGCGCCGATGTCCTGAAGCTCTTCCAGAGAGAGGAATTGGGGGCCTGCCACGAAGAAGGCCTGGCCCAGGGCTTCCGGGCGCTCGGCCAACAGGAGCAACAGGTCCACCACGTCCTCCACGTCCACCAAGGTCAGGGGCCGGGGGCCACCGCCAATCTCCAGCCGGATGCCGCGATGCACCAGCTTGAAGAAAGTGAGGTTTTCGTGATCTCCCGGACCCAGGATGCGGGGGGGCCGTGCCACCGTCACCGGCAGCCGGTCTGCATAGGAGAGGACGATGCGCTCGGCCTCGGCCTTGCTCTCTCCGTACCACTCGGCCGGATGAAAGGGGTCCTCCTCCACGTGGGGCCGCTCCCGCGAGGAGGGGCCGGAGGCGGACAGGGAGCCGCAGAGCACCAGCCGGGCGCGGCTCCCCGCCTGCACGAGGGCCTCACACAGGTGGCGCGTGCCCTCGGCGTTGACGCGCATGAAGTCCTCGCGCACGGCGGCCCGGCGGATGCCCGCCAGGTGGAACACCACGTCACAGCCTGCTACAGCCTGCTTCAGCGTCTCCGGAGCGGTCACGTCTCCGTCCACCCGGTTGTAGGGGAGCCCAGCGAGCCCTGACACGTCGCTGGTGCGCCGCAGCAAACACGTCACTGCGTCGCCGCGCGCGGTCAACGCACGGGCGAGCCAGGTTCCCAAGAAGCCATTTCCACCGGTGATGAGGACATTCATGTGCGGCTGTTTTCAAAACCAAATACATCACGGCGGCAAGGGAAAATCCGACCAGGGAATTACTTGCGCCCTGGCGTAAACCCGAGGATCAACGCTCCATGCGCCGAGGGGGCCGAAGCGATTCCAGGGGCAGTTCTCCGAGGGAAAAACGCACGGGAGGGCTGTTTTTCGGCCTCGGGCGTGCTACTACGCCCCCACGGCTCTAGATTGTTCATGCCGTAATCAACGTCCCCTTCGGAGGGGAGGAGACAGAACCGAATGGCCGCAAAGAAGGCTGCTGCGAAGAAGACCGCTGCGAAGAAGGCTGCTCCCGCCGCGAAGAAGGCCGCGGGTGCCAAGAAGCCGAACGCCGCGTTCATGAAGGAGTTCAACCCCACGCCCGAACTCGCCGCCGTCGTCGGGGACAAGCCGCTTCCTCGCACTGCGGTCATCAAGAAGCTGTGGGATTACTTCAAGAAGAATGGTCTCAACCAGGGCCAGCTCATCAACCTGGATGACAACCTCAAGAAGGTCTACGGCAACAAGAAGCAGATCAAGATGACCGAGGTCGCCGGAGCCTTCAAGCACCTGAAGGAGTAGTCTCGGCAGGCGCGCCCCTCTGGGCACGCGAGAATTCGAGGGCTCGCCGTGAGTACGGTGAGCCCTCTCTCTTTTGGGGAGAGACCGCGGCCGAGCGTTGGAAAGAGGGCGGACGGACAGATGACCACTGGCCAACGGCCCCGAGAGGTTCTACCTCTTTGCCCCGATGCTGCTCGACGGATCGAAAGAGGCGAAGGCCGCTGTGCCGGAACAGGCGGAGCGGGAGGCGGCCCTGGTGGCCGATGGGCTGTACACGCGGCTCCGTGAGGAGCTGCTGGCGAGCGCCCGGGACACGCCCCTGTCCACCTACCGGGTTCAACTCCATCAAGGCTTCCGCTTCGAGGACGCGCGCGCGGTGGTGCCGTACCTGGCCCGGCTGGGGGTGAGCGATTTGTATGCCTCCCCGTACCTGAAGGCCACGCCGGGCAGTACCCACGGGTACGACTGCGTGGACCATCAGCAGATCAACCCCGAGGTGGGCTCGGCGGAAGACCACCAGGCGCTCTGCCAGACGCTGAAGGAGCACCACCTGGGGCATGTGGTGGATGTGGTGCCCAACCACATGGGCATCGAGCGCCTCAATCCCCTGTGGTTCGACGTGCTGGAGAACGGTCCGTCCTCGCTGTACGCGAAGTACTTCGACATCGACTGGGCCCCGGTGAAGGCCGAGCTGCGGGACAAGGTGCTTCTGCCCATCCTGGGAGACCAGTACGGCATGGTCCTGGAGCGGGGCGAGCTGAAGTTGACCTTCCGGGAGGGGGCCTTCTTCATCCAGTACTATGACCATTTCCTACCGTTGGCCCCCCGTCAGTATGGCTATGTGCTGAGCCAGGAGCTGGAGGGGCTGGTGGCGAAGCTGGGGGAGAGCCACCCGCAGCTCATCGAGCTCCAGTCCATCCTCACCGCCATCGAGCACCTGCCCTCGCGCACGGAGACGGAGCGGGCCAAGGTCATCGAGCGCAACCGCGAGAAGGAGGTCATCAAGCGGCGGCTCGCGGCGCTGGTCGAGAGCAGCCCGGACGTGGCCACCTTCGTGGCCGCCCGGGTGGACGCCGTCAACGGCACCCCAGGCAACCCGCGCTCCTTCGATCAATTGGACACGCTGCTGTCGCACTGCTGCTACCGGTTGGCGCACTGGCGCGTGGCCGGCGAGGAGATCAACTACCGGCGCTTCTTCGACATCAATGGGCTGGCCGCCATCCGCGTGGAGGATCCGGACGTCTTCGACGAGGCCCATACCCGTATCTTCGACTGGCTGCGCGAGGGCTGCGTCACGGGGCTGCGCATCGATCATCCCGACGGCTTGTTCGATCCCACGGCTTACTTCCTCCGGCTCCAGGAGCGCTTCTTCCTGGAGCGGGCCAAGGTGCATTTCCAGGCGGAGCACGGGGCACAGGACGCGCGCTGGTCAGCGGTGGAGCAGCGCCTGGCGCAGCGATGGCGGGAAGAGGCGGGGCAGGATCCCGCCTCGCCGCTGCGCAAGGCCCTCTACGTGGTGGTGGAGAAGATCCAGGGGGGCAAGGAGCGCATCCCCGAGGTGTGGGCCGTGCATGGCACCACCGGCTACCGCTTCGCCAACGCGGTGTGCGGCCTCTTCGTTCAGCCGGAGGCAGAGAAGCCGCTGACGGAGACGTACCACCGCTTCCTCGGTGAGACGCCCGACTTCGAGCAGTTGGTCTACGAGAAGAAGCAGTTCATCATGCGCACGGCCATGTCGAGCGAGATCAACATGCTCGCCCATGAGCTGAACCGCATCTCGGAGATGAACCGCCGCACCCGGGACTTCACGCTCAACAGCTTGCGGCGGGCGCTCGTGGAGTTCATCGCGCTGTTTCCCGTGTACCGCACCTACGTGGACGGGTGGCGGCCAGAGCTGGATGCCCGGGACGTGCAGTACATCGAGTGGACCATCTCCCGGGCCAAGGCGAACAACGCCATCACCAACACCAGCATCTTCGACTTCCTGAGCGACATCCTCCTGATGCGCTACCCGGAGCACCTGAACGAGAACGAGCGGGCGGAGATGCTGCGCTTCGCCATGAAGCTGCAGCAGGTGACTGGGCCGGTGATGGCCAAGGGGCTGGAGGACACCTCCTTCTACATCTACAACCGGCTCGTCTCGCTCAACGAGGTGGGCGGAGAGCCTGAGCATTTCGGCATCAACACCGCCACCTTCCACCAGCGCAACCAGGAGCGCGCGGACCACTGGCCCGCGAGCCTGCTCACCACCAGCACGCACGACACCAAGCGCAGCGAGGATGTGCGGGCCCGGCTGAACGTGCTCACCGAGCTGCCCGAGGTGTGGCGCCAGAAGGTTCAGCACTGGGCGCAGCTCAATGCCCGGCATGTCACCTTGTTGCCCTCCGGAGTCGCCCCTTCGCGCAACGACGAGTACCTGCTCTACCAGACGCTCGTGGGCGCATGGCCGATGGGCGAGTCCGTCCCGGCCAAGGAGTTCGAGGCCTTCCATCACCGGGTACGCGATTACATGGCCAAGGCCCTGAAGGAGGCCAAGGTCCGCACCTCGTGGACCAGCCCGGATGCCGACTATGACGGGGCGGTGGCCCGCTTCGTGGACGCCTGCTTCGATGCGAAGCAGTCCTCGGCCTTCCTGGACGATGTGCGCCAGTTCAAGCGCCACATCGAGCGGGCAGGCCAGCACAACGCGCTGGGTCAACTGGTGCTCAAGCTGGCGTCTCCTGGGGTGGTGGACACCTACCAGGGGTGTGAGTTGTGGGATCTGTCCCTGGTGGATCCGGACAACCGCAGGCCGGTGGACTACACGGTGCGCGCCCAACTTCTGGAGGCGCTGGACGCGGCGTCCGCGAAGGACCGTCAGGCGCTGTGTGCCCGTCTGGCCGCCGAGATGGACGATGGGCAGGTGAAGCTCTTCGTGCTCGCTGAGAGCTTGCGGCTGCGCCAGCGCCAGCCTGCCGTGTTCCGCGCGGGGGCCTACCGGGTGCTGGAGCTGTCCGGTCCCCGGTCCCAGGCGGCCGTGGCGTTTGCCCGAGAGCGGGAGGGGGCGGTGGTGCTGACCGCCGTGCCGCGGTTCACGCTGAGTGCGCTGGGGGAGGTGGGTGGGCTTGCCCGCGCCTATGAAGGCACTTTCGTGGACCTTCCGGAGGCGTATGGGGGCATGATGTTCCAGGACGTGTTTACCGGGCGCCAGGTACGGCCAGAGCGGGGAGCGACGGGTGGCGTGGTGCTGCCCCTGGCTCCGTTGCTCTCGGGATTCCCGGTCGTCTTGCTGGAGAGGAGTCCTGGATGAAGAAGGCGGAGGTGCTTCCAGGGAGGCCATACCCCCTGGGCGCCACGTACGATGGGGAGGGTGTGAACTTCGCGGTCTTCAGTGAGCACGCGAAGCGCATCGAAGTCTGCCTCTTCGATCCGGACCATCCTACCCAGGAGATTCGCCGCTTTCCGCTCCTGGAGACAACCTATCAGGTCTGGCATGGCTATGTGCCCGGGTTGAAGCCCGGGACGCTCTATGGCCTGCGCGCGCACGGTCCCTACGAGCCGAAGAAGGGCCTGCGCTTCAACCCCCACAAGCTGTTGGTGGACCCCTACGCGCGGGCCCTCCACGGCAAGGTGGATGTCTCCGCGCCCGTGTACGCCTACCGGGGCGTGGACGAGGGCGACAAGGACGCGGACCTGACGATGGACACGCGCGACAGCGCCGCCGGAGTTCCCAAGGCGGTGGTGCTGGCCGATGACTTCGACTGGGAAGGCGATTGCTCACCCGCCACCCCCTGGCACCGCACGCTGCTGTACGAACTGCACGTCAAGGGTTTCACGAAGCTCCATCCCGCCGTGCCCGAGGCCCTGCGGGGCACCTATGCGGGGCTGGCCCACCCGGCGGTCCTCGAGCACCTGCAGCGGGTGGGCGTCACCGCCGTGGAACTGCTGCCCATCCATGCCTCCGTGGATGAGTCGTTCCTCGTGAAGAAGGGGCTCACCAACTACTGGGGCTACAACACGCTGGGGTACTTCGCGCCGGATGCGCGCTACAGCGCCTCGGGCTCCCTGGGCGGCCAGGTGACCGAGTTCAAGCAGATGGTGAAGGCGCTTCACCGCGCGGGCATCGAGGTCATTCTCGATGTGGTCTACAACCACACGTGTGAAGGCAACCACCTGGGGCCCACGCTGTCCTTCAAAGGCCTGGACAACGGGGCCTACTACCGGCTCACGGAGAAGGACCCGCGCTTCTATCTGGACTTCACCGGGTGCGGGAACTCGTGGAATGCCACGCATCCCTATGCGCTCAAACTGGTAGCGGACTCCTTGCGCTACTGGGTGGAGGAGATGCATGTGGATGGGTTCCGCTTCGATCTGGCCACCACGCTGGGGCGGGACCGGGGCGGCTACGACACGCGCGCGGCCTTCTTCCAGATCCTCCACCAGGACCCGGTGCTCAGCCAGGTGAAGCTCATCGCCGAGCCCTGGGACGTGGGGGACTTTGGCTATCAGGTGGGCAACTTCCCGGTGCGCTGGGGCGAGTGGAACGGCAAGTACCGCGACACCATCCGCCGGTACTGGAAGGGAGATGACCGGCAGGCGGCGGAGATTGGCTACCGGCTCACCGGCTCCTCGGACTTGTTTTCGCTCTCGGGGCGCAAGCCCACCGCCAGCGTGAACTTCGTCACCGCGCACGATGGCTTCACCCTGCATGACCTGGTCACCTATGGGGGAAAGCACAACGAGGCGAACCTGGAGAACAACCGGGACGGCGCCAACGACAACCACTCGTGGAACTGCGGGGTGGAAGGCGAGACGGCCGACGCGGTGGTGAATGCCTTGCGCGAGCAGCAGAAGCGCAATTTCATCGCCACGCTCTTCATTTCCCAGGGTGTGCCCATGCTGGTCGCGGGCGACGAGATGGGGCGCACCCAGCAGGGCAACAACAACGCCTACTGCCAGGACAACGCGCTGTCCTGGGTGAACTGGACGCTGAGCGCCCGGCAGCAGGAGATGCTGGATTTCACCGAGCGGATGAGCCGGTTGAGGCGGGAGCAGCCGGTGCTGTCCAAGCGCCGGTTCTTCCGGGGCGCCCACATCTGGGACAGCGAGCTGAAGGACCTGGCGTGGTTCAAGCCGGACGGCAACGAGATGCGCAAGGAGGACTGGGAGAAGCCCTACGTCCGCTCCCTGAGCTTCCTGCTGGGGGGCGACGCCATCGCCGCCCTGGATGACCAGGGCCACCGCCTTGTCGGCGACACGCTGCTGGTGCTCTCGAACGCCCACCACGAGCCGGTGACCTTCCTGTTGCCGGCCATCGAGTGGGGCGCGGACTGGGAGCGGGTGGTGGATACGACCGTGTCGGGAGACTGTTCGCACATTCACACGCCCGCCGGAGGGAAGATTCAGGTGGCGGGGCGCTCCCTGGTGGTTCTGCGCAGGCCCGCGACAGAGTTGTAGCCAGCAGGCCGGGGACGCGTTAGGCAGTAGTGTTTCCCCATTCGCACCACTCGGGATCCGCACGTGAATACGCAAGCCGCGCTCTGGGTAGGCTTCAATCTCTTCGTCATCGCGATGCTCGCGATCGATCTGGGCCTCTTCCACCGCAAGGACCATGCGGTGACGCCGAAGGAGGCCGGGCTCTGGACGGGGGTGTGGATCACCCTCAGCCTGATGTTCTGCGCGGGCATCTGGTACTTCTCGGGCCCCGTTCCCGCGCTGCAATGGCTCACCGCCTACGTCGTCGAGTACTCGCTGTCGGTCGACAACCTGTTCGTCTTCCTGATGGTGTTCAGCTACTTCCGGGTGGCGGCGGAGCACCAGCACCGGGTTCTCTTCTGGGGCATCGTCGGCGCCTTCATCATGCGCGCGGTGCTCATCATCGCCGGGGCAGCACTGGTAACGCGCTTCCACTGGCTCATCTACGTCTTCGGCGCCTTCCTCGTCTTCACCGCCGTGAAGATGCTGGTGTCCAAGGACGAGGAGGTGGATCCGGAGCAGAAGTGGGTGGTGCGGATGGCCCGCAAGACGCTGCCCGTGGCGCGGCTGGGAGAGGGCAGCCGCTTCTTCGTGACCGAGGACGGGCGGCGCAAGGTGACGCCGCTGTTCGTGGTGTTGCTGGTGGTGGAGGCCACGGATCTGCTCTTCGCCCTGGACTCCATCCCCGCGGTGTTGGGCATCAGCCAGGACGCGTTCATCATCTACACGTCCAACGTGTGCGCCATCCTCGGGCTGCGCTCGCTGTTCTTCGTGGTGGCCAGCCTCATGGACAAGTTCCACTTCCTCAAGGTGGGCCTCTCGGGAATCCTGGGGTTCGTGGGCGTGAAGATGTTGATCACCTACTTCGATATCCACGTTCCCATCGGGCTGTCGTTGGGGGTGATCGCCGGCATCCTGGTGGCCAGCATCGTGGCCTCGCTCATCTGGCCGAAGGCACCGAATCCGGGCCACGACCGCGAGAGCGCGAAGACCTGAGCGCCCCCTGGGGGCGTTTTCCTTGCAACCTGAGCCCGTCCCGGCTCAAGGTGGAGACATGTCCACGACGACCACCGAGGGCATCCGGATCACCGTGAAGCCCGCTTACTGGCCCGAGCGCAGTGCCCCGGAGTCCGGGCACTATGCGTTCATGTACACGGTGGAGATCGCCAATGTGGGGAACCTCCCCGCCCAATTGCGCAGCCGCCATTGGGTCATCACCGACGCCCAAGGGCGCATCGAAGAAGTTCGCGGGGAGGGTGTGGTGGGCAAGCAGCCCCGCCTGGAGCCCGGCGAGCGCTTCGAGTACACGAGCTGGGCCATGTTGCGCACCTCCTTCGGTTCCATGCGGGGCAGCTACGCGCTGGTCCGCCCGAACGGACTGCCGTTCGAAGCCCAGATTGGCGAGTTCGCTTTGACTTTGCCCAACGCGTTGCACTGAGCACCATGCCCACCGTGAAGAAGGGGCTGCTGCTGGTCAACCTGGGAACGCCGGATGCTCCGGAGACGGGGGCGGTGCGCCGCTACCTGCGCGAGTTCCTGAGCGATCCCCGGGTGCTGGACATCCATCCGGTGGGGCGGTGGATGCTGCTCAACCTGATCATCCTGCCCTTCCGGCCCGCCCGAAGCGCCGAGGCCTATCAGAAGGTGTGGACGAAGGAGGGCTCCCCCCTGCTCGTGCATGGCCGTGCCCTGGCCGTGGCCGTGGCCGGACGTCTGGCGGGCGAGTACGAGGTGGCGCTGGCCATGCGCTACGGCAATCCCTCCCTTCCCGAGGCGGTGCGGGCGCTCCGGGCCCGTGGGGTGTCGGAGTTCACTGTGCTGCCGCTCTATCCGCAGGAGGCCACCTCCAGTTCCAGCTCCACCCGGGCCCGCGTCTACGAGGTGCTCGCCGAGCCCTGGGATGTGTCACCGGTGAGGTCGCTCCCGGCCTTTCATGATGATCCGGGCTTCTTGGATGCCTTCGCGGAGGTGGCGCGGCCCGTCATTGCCGGGGCGCGTGCGGACCACGTCCTCTTCAGCTACCACGGGTTGCCCGAGCGCCACATGCGCAAGAGCGATCCGTCCGGGCAGCACTGCCTGGCTTCCGCGGGCTGCTGTGACGTGCTCACGGAGGTGAACCGGAACTGCTACCGCGCCCAGTGCTTCGCCACCACGAGGGCCCTGGTGGAGCGCCTGGGCTTGGCGAGCGGCGCCTACACCACCTCGTTCCAGTCGCGGCTGGGGCGCACGCCGTGGGTGAAGCCCTACACGGATCTGGTCCTCCCGGAGCTGGCGCAGAAGGGTGTGCGGCGGCTGGCGGTGATGTGCCCGGCTTTCGTGGCCGACTGCCTGGAGACGCTGGAAGAGATTGGCCTGCGGGCCCGGGAGCAGTTTCTCGGCTGCGGGGGCGAGTCGCTCACGCTGGTCCCCTCGCTGAACGCCCACCCCACGTGGGTGGACGCCGTGTGCAACTTGGTGCGAGGGGCCGAGCGCGCCGCGCCTGCCCTTATTTCAGGGCCTCGAGCTTCAGCTCCGCCGGAACTCCCTCCAGCGGGGTGAGCCGCAGCGCGTACTTGCCCTCGGGCAGTTGGGCCGTGGCGCTGGCCGGGGACTTGGGGGTGTAGCCCTCCGTCCTCGCGGAGAGCGAGCCTTGCCAGGCGCGCCAGCGGCCCGCCTTCACCAGGAACTCGCCGCGTCCCGTCACCGTCACCACCATGCTCACGTCGCGTGGGGTGCCCGTGGGTTTCTCCTGCTCCTTTTCGTGTTCGTGCTCGTCCTTCTCCTTCTTCTTTCCCAGGGGGGACTTGCCGTGGCCCTGGAGTTTGATCCGGGAAGGGCCCGCCAACGGAGAGAGCACGCCACTGACGCTCTCATGGAGGTCATACTCGAGCGTGGCCACCCGATCGTCTCCCTCGGGGGTCAGGGCGGTGAGCTTCACGCTGTTGCGCCGGTCGGACTTCTTCGTGGCGAAGCCGGGCCCCAGCGGGGCCGGGTCCACGAGGTCCATTCCCAGCGACCACTTGTCCCCCAGGCCGACCCGCTCCCTGGGCAGCTCCAGCATCAGGTCCGCCAGGGTGTGCATGGTTTTGTCGAGGCCATCCAGCACGAAGCCCCGCTCGCTGACGGTGCCCGTGTCGGGAGGTCCCCCCGACGGGACGACGCGAAGGAGGATGTCGCCTGTCTCGGGTTGCTGGAGGACATAGACGATGTTCAAGGCTTTCGAGGAGGCGGGTTCTGAAGCCGGGGCCTCCTGGGCGCCCTTGCCCTTCTTCTTGGCGGGGGCCGGGGCGGCGTCAGCGCCCTTCTCGGGCGTGCCCTCCAGGCGCAGCGCGATGGGAGAATCCACGGCGAGCTTCCAGCGCAGCAGCACCTTGTTGGGATCCGGGGCCTCGGCGGGCCGCGCCACCTCGGCCTGAGGGGGTGGGGGAGCCTCGTAACCCGCGGGACGGGGGATGGGCTCCATCTCTCCAGGCGGCGGTTCCTTGCACGCGAAGAGGGTACACAGGCTGAGGACGAGACCGGGGAGGCTGCGCTTCACGAAGGCACACTCCTTGGGAGAAGCGAAGAGCGGGATATCGGAGTTGGGGGCGGGGCATCAAGTGCCCGGGGAACGGGGAGCGGCGGCGCGGGCGAGGCGGTCGCGCACGGCCAGGCCCAATCCCCTCGCGGTGGGAAGGCAGGCGATGAGGAGGTCCAGGCCCGCGAGGTCCGCCTCGCGCAGGCGCAGGTACAGGTCATGCGCCGCCCCCGCGGGGTCCTCGGGGATGTCGAAACGGGGCAATCCGGGGGGCAACGCCAGGGTGGCAGGGCCCAGCACGCCCACCCGGAGCCCCTGGGCCCGCAGGGCCTGCGCCCGAGCGGCGGCGTCCGCGGCCTCCACGAGCATCACCCCCGCGCGAGGGGCATAGTGTGAGGCCAGGGAGCCGGAGACGCGCACGGACGACGCGGCGCGGACCGGGACGGGGCGCCCCAGGACGCGCTCCAGCTCCTCGGCCGCCAGGCCCCCGGGCCGGAGGATGGCGGGGTCTTCCGAGCTGAGATCCACAATGGTGGATTCCACGCCCACCGTGCAGGGGCCTCCATCGAGGACGAGGTCCACCTCGTTTCCCAGGTCCTCGCGGACGTGGTCGGCGGTGGTGGGGCTGACCCGGCCGAACCGGTTGGCGCTGGGGGCCGCCAGTCCGCCGCCCAGGGCGGAGAGGACGGCGAGCGCCAGGGGGTGGTGGGGAACGCGCAAGGCGACGGTGTCCTGGCCGCCCGTGACGGCGTCGGTGGCGCGCGGAGTCCGGCGCAGCACCAACGTGAGTGGCCCGGGCCAGAAGGCGGCGGCCAGCGTCCAGGCTTCGGGGGGGATGTCGCGGGCCCAGGCGGTGAGGGCCTCGGCCTGGGGCAGGTGGACGATGAGGGGGTGGGTGGCGGGCCGACCCTTGATGGCGAAGACGCGGCGCACGGCCAGCTCGTCCTCGGCGTTGGCGGCCAGCCCATACACCGTCTCTGTTGGCAGGGCGATGACGCCTCCGCTCCTCAGGATTTCCACTGCACGGTCAACGGGCTCCGGGTTAAGCATGCGCGGCCTGCACTGTTGCGCTGGGAGGGGTCATGGGCAAGTCACGGGTGTTCGATGCGCGCAGCCGGATGCCAGTTTCCGCCGAGGAGCTGTTCGCCTGGCATACCCGGGAGGGGGCCTTCGAGCGTCTGACGCCCCCGTGGGAAACCATGGAAGTCCTGGAGCGCCAAGGGGAGGGGATTCACGAAGGGGCGAAGGCGGTGATGCGGATGCGCCTGGGGCCGGTGCCGAGAAAGTGGGTGGCTCGGCACACGCAGTATGTGGAGGGCG encodes the following:
- the hemH gene encoding ferrochelatase, which encodes MPTVKKGLLLVNLGTPDAPETGAVRRYLREFLSDPRVLDIHPVGRWMLLNLIILPFRPARSAEAYQKVWTKEGSPLLVHGRALAVAVAGRLAGEYEVALAMRYGNPSLPEAVRALRARGVSEFTVLPLYPQEATSSSSSTRARVYEVLAEPWDVSPVRSLPAFHDDPGFLDAFAEVARPVIAGARADHVLFSYHGLPERHMRKSDPSGQHCLASAGCCDVLTEVNRNCYRAQCFATTRALVERLGLASGAYTTSFQSRLGRTPWVKPYTDLVLPELAQKGVRRLAVMCPAFVADCLETLEEIGLRAREQFLGCGGESLTLVPSLNAHPTWVDAVCNLVRGAERAAPALISGPRASAPPELPPAG
- the apaG gene encoding Co2+/Mg2+ efflux protein ApaG, with amino-acid sequence MSTTTTEGIRITVKPAYWPERSAPESGHYAFMYTVEIANVGNLPAQLRSRHWVITDAQGRIEEVRGEGVVGKQPRLEPGERFEYTSWAMLRTSFGSMRGSYALVRPNGLPFEAQIGEFALTLPNALH
- the treY gene encoding malto-oligosyltrehalose synthase translates to MLLDGSKEAKAAVPEQAEREAALVADGLYTRLREELLASARDTPLSTYRVQLHQGFRFEDARAVVPYLARLGVSDLYASPYLKATPGSTHGYDCVDHQQINPEVGSAEDHQALCQTLKEHHLGHVVDVVPNHMGIERLNPLWFDVLENGPSSLYAKYFDIDWAPVKAELRDKVLLPILGDQYGMVLERGELKLTFREGAFFIQYYDHFLPLAPRQYGYVLSQELEGLVAKLGESHPQLIELQSILTAIEHLPSRTETERAKVIERNREKEVIKRRLAALVESSPDVATFVAARVDAVNGTPGNPRSFDQLDTLLSHCCYRLAHWRVAGEEINYRRFFDINGLAAIRVEDPDVFDEAHTRIFDWLREGCVTGLRIDHPDGLFDPTAYFLRLQERFFLERAKVHFQAEHGAQDARWSAVEQRLAQRWREEAGQDPASPLRKALYVVVEKIQGGKERIPEVWAVHGTTGYRFANAVCGLFVQPEAEKPLTETYHRFLGETPDFEQLVYEKKQFIMRTAMSSEINMLAHELNRISEMNRRTRDFTLNSLRRALVEFIALFPVYRTYVDGWRPELDARDVQYIEWTISRAKANNAITNTSIFDFLSDILLMRYPEHLNENERAEMLRFAMKLQQVTGPVMAKGLEDTSFYIYNRLVSLNEVGGEPEHFGINTATFHQRNQERADHWPASLLTTSTHDTKRSEDVRARLNVLTELPEVWRQKVQHWAQLNARHVTLLPSGVAPSRNDEYLLYQTLVGAWPMGESVPAKEFEAFHHRVRDYMAKALKEAKVRTSWTSPDADYDGAVARFVDACFDAKQSSAFLDDVRQFKRHIERAGQHNALGQLVLKLASPGVVDTYQGCELWDLSLVDPDNRRPVDYTVRAQLLEALDAASAKDRQALCARLAAEMDDGQVKLFVLAESLRLRQRQPAVFRAGAYRVLELSGPRSQAAVAFAREREGAVVLTAVPRFTLSALGEVGGLARAYEGTFVDLPEAYGGMMFQDVFTGRQVRPERGATGGVVLPLAPLLSGFPVVLLERSPG
- a CDS encoding L-threonylcarbamoyladenylate synthase translates to MEILRSGGVIALPTETVYGLAANAEDELAVRRVFAIKGRPATHPLIVHLPQAEALTAWARDIPPEAWTLAAAFWPGPLTLVLRRTPRATDAVTGGQDTVALRVPHHPLALAVLSALGGGLAAPSANRFGRVSPTTADHVREDLGNEVDLVLDGGPCTVGVESTIVDLSSEDPAILRPGGLAAEELERVLGRPVPVRAASSVRVSGSLASHYAPRAGVMLVEAADAAARAQALRAQGLRVGVLGPATLALPPGLPRFDIPEDPAGAAHDLYLRLREADLAGLDLLIACLPTARGLGLAVRDRLARAAAPRSPGT
- a CDS encoding TerC family protein; translation: MNTQAALWVGFNLFVIAMLAIDLGLFHRKDHAVTPKEAGLWTGVWITLSLMFCAGIWYFSGPVPALQWLTAYVVEYSLSVDNLFVFLMVFSYFRVAAEHQHRVLFWGIVGAFIMRAVLIIAGAALVTRFHWLIYVFGAFLVFTAVKMLVSKDEEVDPEQKWVVRMARKTLPVARLGEGSRFFVTEDGRRKVTPLFVVLLVVEATDLLFALDSIPAVLGISQDAFIIYTSNVCAILGLRSLFFVVASLMDKFHFLKVGLSGILGFVGVKMLITYFDIHVPIGLSLGVIAGILVASIVASLIWPKAPNPGHDRESAKT
- the glgX gene encoding glycogen debranching protein GlgX produces the protein MKKAEVLPGRPYPLGATYDGEGVNFAVFSEHAKRIEVCLFDPDHPTQEIRRFPLLETTYQVWHGYVPGLKPGTLYGLRAHGPYEPKKGLRFNPHKLLVDPYARALHGKVDVSAPVYAYRGVDEGDKDADLTMDTRDSAAGVPKAVVLADDFDWEGDCSPATPWHRTLLYELHVKGFTKLHPAVPEALRGTYAGLAHPAVLEHLQRVGVTAVELLPIHASVDESFLVKKGLTNYWGYNTLGYFAPDARYSASGSLGGQVTEFKQMVKALHRAGIEVILDVVYNHTCEGNHLGPTLSFKGLDNGAYYRLTEKDPRFYLDFTGCGNSWNATHPYALKLVADSLRYWVEEMHVDGFRFDLATTLGRDRGGYDTRAAFFQILHQDPVLSQVKLIAEPWDVGDFGYQVGNFPVRWGEWNGKYRDTIRRYWKGDDRQAAEIGYRLTGSSDLFSLSGRKPTASVNFVTAHDGFTLHDLVTYGGKHNEANLENNRDGANDNHSWNCGVEGETADAVVNALREQQKRNFIATLFISQGVPMLVAGDEMGRTQQGNNNAYCQDNALSWVNWTLSARQQEMLDFTERMSRLRREQPVLSKRRFFRGAHIWDSELKDLAWFKPDGNEMRKEDWEKPYVRSLSFLLGGDAIAALDDQGHRLVGDTLLVLSNAHHEPVTFLLPAIEWGADWERVVDTTVSGDCSHIHTPAGGKIQVAGRSLVVLRRPATEL
- a CDS encoding SWIB/MDM2 domain-containing protein, which encodes MAAKKAAAKKTAAKKAAPAAKKAAGAKKPNAAFMKEFNPTPELAAVVGDKPLPRTAVIKKLWDYFKKNGLNQGQLINLDDNLKKVYGNKKQIKMTEVAGAFKHLKE
- a CDS encoding NAD-dependent epimerase/dehydratase family protein — translated: MNVLITGGNGFLGTWLARALTARGDAVTCLLRRTSDVSGLAGLPYNRVDGDVTAPETLKQAVAGCDVVFHLAGIRRAAVREDFMRVNAEGTRHLCEALVQAGSRARLVLCGSLSASGPSSRERPHVEEDPFHPAEWYGESKAEAERIVLSYADRLPVTVARPPRILGPGDHENLTFFKLVHRGIRLEIGGGPRPLTLVDVEDVVDLLLLLAERPEALGQAFFVAGPQFLSLEELQDIGARELGLHPRTIHLPPWVLRALAAGADLVTQATGRKLPLNRKLARQLLAPAWTCSGAKAERLLGFRPRRELGDSIRRSARWYQEKGWL